Proteins found in one Lysinibacillus fusiformis genomic segment:
- a CDS encoding DUF2334 domain-containing protein yields the protein MRSNYQLWFAMGLLCFYTFINNEIAYAVEADKHVALIYVTSNQQPNDDVFSLQEMLQTSTSVDIVYIEDINERNLQQYKRIVILNSYQTKIPQNALSALNQFQGPVLLIGENALQFATFSKWQEGPVVELRAIGEESLNNPVRWKSIQPSADSEIVKYASSLNQSYPFIVTKGDWSFIGDFINKDFLHYQWPAIIGELLHLSKPQIHPAFIVLTDINMKTEVQKLKELVIEFSEKRIPVALEVTPILQDEYEKKTYHLHDNKKLLSYLQKLQKEGYPFVLSSSTASQTEKNLDYLVLRKIYPTIISGSSSFFQGSIQQGNQMLYLSQNDSHTIYPMTVGAIANTDNNPLYPVKQKIEQLLKVPSSIIGIQYPAYFNASYVQDLATYLSEHPQIELLNFQQTKQRVTSENVSIVQDENGEQTIQLSFTKIERLKILFDERPFELILWALVLIVSLFVTLFFISTLRLRITLRKRLFEERKTNG from the coding sequence GTGCGCTCTAACTATCAATTATGGTTCGCCATGGGATTGCTTTGTTTTTATACTTTCATCAATAATGAAATCGCATATGCAGTAGAAGCTGACAAGCACGTGGCATTGATTTATGTCACGAGCAACCAGCAGCCAAATGATGATGTATTCTCTTTGCAAGAGATGCTGCAAACATCTACGTCCGTAGATATTGTTTATATAGAGGATATCAATGAACGCAATCTACAACAGTATAAACGCATTGTAATTTTGAACTCCTACCAAACAAAAATCCCTCAAAATGCACTATCTGCATTGAATCAATTTCAAGGACCTGTGTTGCTGATTGGTGAGAATGCACTTCAATTCGCAACTTTTTCCAAGTGGCAGGAAGGACCTGTAGTGGAACTTCGAGCTATAGGAGAAGAAAGTTTAAACAACCCTGTTCGATGGAAAAGTATACAACCTTCTGCAGATTCGGAAATAGTAAAGTATGCTTCTTCTTTGAATCAGTCCTATCCTTTTATCGTCACAAAGGGCGATTGGTCATTTATTGGAGATTTCATCAATAAGGATTTTTTGCACTATCAATGGCCAGCCATAATAGGTGAATTATTACATTTATCCAAGCCGCAGATACATCCTGCCTTTATCGTTTTAACAGATATCAATATGAAAACAGAGGTACAGAAATTAAAAGAATTAGTGATAGAATTTTCTGAAAAAAGAATCCCGGTAGCTCTTGAAGTCACACCGATTTTGCAGGATGAATATGAAAAAAAAACCTATCACTTGCACGATAACAAAAAATTATTAAGTTATTTACAAAAATTGCAAAAGGAAGGGTATCCATTCGTCCTTTCTTCGTCTACTGCTAGTCAAACTGAAAAAAATCTCGATTATTTAGTGCTTCGTAAAATCTATCCAACAATAATTAGTGGCAGTAGCTCTTTTTTTCAAGGTAGTATTCAACAAGGAAATCAAATGCTCTATCTATCGCAAAACGACAGTCACACCATATATCCGATGACAGTAGGAGCTATTGCCAATACGGACAATAATCCTTTGTATCCTGTTAAACAGAAAATAGAGCAGTTATTAAAAGTTCCGAGTTCTATCATCGGTATTCAATACCCAGCCTATTTTAATGCTTCCTATGTTCAAGATCTTGCCACTTATTTAAGTGAACATCCACAAATTGAACTACTTAATTTCCAGCAAACAAAGCAACGAGTCACATCAGAAAATGTTTCGATTGTGCAAGATGAAAATGGCGAACAAACGATTCAATTATCGTTTACAAAAATAGAACGTTTGAAGATTTTATTTGATGAACGACCATTTGAATTGATCTTATGGGCGCTTGTCTTGATTGTTTCGCTGTTTGTTACATTATTTTTTATAAGTACCTTGCGTTTACGGATTACCTTACGTAAGAGATTATTTGAGGAGAGGAAAACAAATGGCTAA
- a CDS encoding diguanylate cyclase domain-containing protein has protein sequence MRTTMTRNRAIFVYGTILILLLQIPTYFLLRQDAEGLLLYVLLLLLIVLTLWRGIVFGLISSLVLIFITGSTLLYTGISGSLTFLDPAFSMQLFFLYGIMLLLLILCAGRVHELMKDQENYLKKLQEDVRNYVAIDVETGFDNETRMYISVNEEMRRADRQKQTFVFMVLKIENYRKFQQLYGAKEIQHLWQQLSQRIQQTVRLTDKKFRFREDHIGLLLIDTTDKYMEVIYDKLDQALKNHQLLNGKWVTISYKTSYFTYQPLQESTFDELLKDLEREMKTSAL, from the coding sequence ATGCGTACAACAATGACTAGAAATAGAGCTATTTTTGTCTATGGAACCATCCTTATTTTACTCTTACAAATACCTACTTATTTTTTATTGCGTCAGGATGCTGAAGGCTTGCTATTATACGTTCTTTTATTGCTATTAATTGTTCTTACACTTTGGAGAGGGATCGTATTTGGACTTATAAGTAGCTTAGTATTAATTTTTATTACAGGTTCAACGTTGCTTTATACAGGAATATCAGGATCTTTGACATTTCTAGATCCAGCCTTCTCCATGCAGCTGTTTTTCCTCTATGGCATTATGTTATTGCTACTTATTCTTTGTGCCGGTAGGGTGCATGAATTAATGAAGGATCAGGAAAACTATTTAAAGAAACTGCAAGAAGACGTAAGGAATTATGTAGCGATTGATGTTGAAACGGGTTTTGATAATGAAACACGTATGTATATCAGTGTCAATGAGGAGATGCGAAGAGCGGATCGACAGAAACAAACCTTTGTTTTTATGGTGTTAAAAATTGAGAATTATCGAAAGTTCCAACAGCTTTACGGGGCAAAAGAAATACAACATTTATGGCAACAACTTTCACAAAGGATACAGCAAACTGTCAGACTAACAGATAAAAAATTTCGTTTTCGTGAAGATCATATCGGGTTGCTACTAATCGATACGACTGACAAATATATGGAAGTCATCTATGACAAATTGGACCAAGCTTTGAAAAATCATCAATTGTTAAATGGTAAATGGGTAACCATAAGTTATAAAACAAGCTATTTTACCTATCAGCCACTGCAAGAATCCACGTTTGATGAATTATTAAAAGATCTGGAAAGAGAGATGAAAACAAGTGCGCTCTAA
- a CDS encoding hydrolase, whose protein sequence is MFTVEKACLVVVDVQGKLATIVDDSETIVENVAKLVQAMQALEVPILWLEQNPSRLGGTALDIAQHLQGQPIAKMAFSACQEEAFVEAMKENGRSQFIVTGIETHICVYQTARQLKEQGFEVEVVVDAVSSRTKANKEIGLAKMNALGIYPTSTEMILYELLQRADHEHFKTILKLVK, encoded by the coding sequence ATGTTTACAGTAGAGAAAGCTTGTTTAGTAGTTGTAGATGTGCAAGGAAAGTTAGCAACAATTGTGGATGACAGTGAAACGATAGTTGAAAATGTGGCAAAGCTAGTACAAGCGATGCAGGCACTAGAAGTACCTATTTTATGGCTAGAACAAAATCCGAGTCGTTTAGGCGGAACAGCACTTGATATTGCCCAGCATTTACAAGGGCAACCTATTGCCAAAATGGCCTTTAGTGCGTGCCAAGAAGAGGCTTTTGTAGAGGCGATGAAGGAAAATGGACGTTCTCAATTCATTGTCACAGGTATCGAAACACATATTTGTGTGTACCAAACGGCTAGACAACTGAAAGAACAAGGGTTTGAAGTCGAGGTTGTTGTTGATGCCGTATCTTCTCGAACAAAGGCAAATAAAGAAATTGGGCTTGCAAAGATGAATGCCCTTGGTATTTATCCAACAAGCACCGAAATGATCTTATATGAGCTATTACAACGTGCAGATCATGAACATTTTAAAACCATTTTGAAGCTTGTTAAGTGA
- the serC gene encoding 3-phosphoserine/phosphohydroxythreonine transaminase translates to MTQRAYNFNAGPSALPQEVLENAQQQLVNFRDSGMSIMEMSHRSAIFDDVHNEAITLLKKLYAIPENYEVLFLQGGASLQFTMVPMNFLNTEQKASYVLSGSWSEKAFKEAKLFGTPVEAASTKENQYRNIPALEAIQFNEDDAYVHITSNNTIYGTQWKNFPNTGNVPLVADMSSDILSKPVDIEKFGIIYAGAQKNLGPSGVTVVIIRKDLLEKANKNIPTMLKYTTHADSNSLYNTPPTFGIYMLGEVLKWVEAKGGVAEIEKHNELKAKVIYDAIDNSNGFYKGHATPESRSLMNITFRVADEELEKQFLVEAKAAGFVGLNGHRSVGGCRASTYNAVPFEACEALRDFMVDFQQKHQ, encoded by the coding sequence TTGACACAACGTGCATACAATTTCAACGCAGGTCCATCTGCTCTACCACAAGAAGTATTAGAGAATGCTCAACAACAATTAGTAAACTTCCGTGATTCAGGTATGTCTATTATGGAAATGAGTCACCGTAGTGCCATTTTCGACGATGTACATAACGAAGCTATTACTTTATTAAAAAAGCTTTACGCTATTCCAGAAAACTATGAGGTACTATTCTTACAGGGTGGAGCAAGCCTTCAGTTTACAATGGTGCCTATGAACTTCTTAAACACTGAGCAAAAGGCTAGCTATGTATTATCAGGCTCATGGTCTGAGAAAGCTTTTAAGGAAGCTAAATTGTTTGGAACACCTGTTGAAGCTGCAAGCACAAAAGAAAACCAATACCGCAATATTCCTGCATTAGAAGCTATTCAATTCAATGAAGATGATGCTTATGTTCACATTACTTCCAATAACACGATATACGGCACACAATGGAAAAACTTCCCTAATACAGGAAATGTTCCACTAGTAGCGGATATGTCAAGTGATATTCTGTCTAAGCCAGTGGATATTGAAAAGTTTGGAATCATCTATGCTGGTGCTCAAAAAAACCTTGGCCCTTCAGGTGTAACGGTCGTGATTATTCGCAAAGATTTACTTGAAAAAGCGAATAAAAACATCCCAACGATGCTAAAGTATACAACACATGCCGATAGTAATTCTCTTTATAATACACCACCGACATTTGGGATCTATATGCTAGGTGAGGTGTTAAAATGGGTAGAAGCTAAAGGCGGCGTAGCAGAAATTGAAAAACATAATGAATTAAAGGCAAAAGTGATTTATGATGCCATTGACAATAGTAATGGTTTCTACAAAGGCCATGCGACACCTGAAAGCCGTTCTTTAATGAATATTACATTCCGTGTTGCAGATGAGGAGCTTGAAAAGCAATTCCTTGTAGAGGCAAAGGCAGCAGGTTTTGTCGGGCTAAATGGACACCGTTCTGTAGGTGGCTGTCGTGCTTCCACTTATAATGCAGTGCCATTTGAGGCTTGTGAAGCTTTACGAGATTTCATGGTAGATTTCCAACAAAAACATCAATAA
- a CDS encoding Fur family transcriptional regulator produces the protein MNISRAWEILKENGYKKTDKRELILDMFAATDKYLTARDLLDVLKKDFPGMSFDTIYRNLATFVKLGILEETELSGERNFRMHCESAHHHHHFICMDCGNVKELNLCPMEMLGEKLPDYEIENHKFEIYGKCPDCKHETLSH, from the coding sequence ATGAATATTTCAAGAGCGTGGGAAATATTAAAGGAAAATGGCTATAAAAAAACAGATAAACGGGAGTTAATATTAGATATGTTTGCAGCAACAGATAAATATCTAACAGCTCGTGATTTATTGGATGTTTTAAAAAAAGATTTTCCGGGAATGAGTTTTGATACCATTTATCGTAACCTTGCTACTTTTGTGAAACTTGGGATATTAGAAGAAACAGAGCTATCAGGGGAACGTAATTTCCGTATGCACTGTGAATCTGCGCATCATCACCATCATTTTATCTGTATGGATTGTGGCAACGTCAAAGAGCTTAATCTTTGTCCAATGGAAATGTTAGGTGAAAAATTGCCTGACTATGAAATTGAAAATCATAAGTTCGAAATATATGGGAAATGCCCAGATTGTAAGCATGAAACTCTGTCACATTAA
- a CDS encoding metal ABC transporter permease, with translation MIEAILHYEFLQNAFFSGLLIGILAPLLGVFIVVRRLSLIADALSHVTLAGIAGSLYISQSVTALAMLNPIYLGILASVSGSILIERLRRLYKHYEELAIPIIMSGGIGISAIFISLASGFSTDLMSYLFGSVSAVSRQDLWVVIGIAAIVIVFLFLFFKELFVLSFDEEYAKASGLPARWVHLLFMIVTALVIAASMRIVGILLVSSLMTLPVAAAMRLAKGFKQTIFYAIVFGETAVLIGLISAFYLDLAPGGTIVVTSILILLLVILGKKVAFKMAAKQGEVAQ, from the coding sequence ATGATTGAAGCAATTTTACACTATGAATTTTTACAAAATGCCTTTTTCTCTGGATTATTAATTGGCATACTTGCTCCATTGCTGGGTGTGTTTATTGTTGTACGTAGACTATCCTTGATTGCGGATGCATTGTCGCATGTAACACTCGCAGGAATCGCTGGGAGCTTATACATCAGTCAATCAGTAACAGCATTAGCAATGCTCAATCCTATTTATCTAGGAATATTAGCCTCAGTTAGTGGCTCTATTTTAATTGAGCGTCTAAGACGTTTGTATAAGCACTATGAGGAGCTTGCCATTCCAATCATTATGTCAGGTGGTATTGGGATTAGTGCTATCTTTATCTCACTTGCCAGTGGCTTTAGTACAGATTTAATGAGCTATTTATTTGGCTCAGTATCTGCTGTGTCTCGCCAAGATTTATGGGTAGTGATCGGAATAGCGGCTATTGTTATTGTCTTTTTGTTTTTATTTTTTAAAGAATTATTTGTTTTGTCTTTTGATGAGGAATACGCAAAAGCTAGCGGACTTCCGGCTCGTTGGGTTCATCTTTTATTTATGATTGTGACAGCACTTGTCATTGCGGCAAGCATGCGCATAGTAGGTATTTTACTTGTATCATCGCTGATGACGTTACCTGTCGCAGCTGCAATGCGCTTGGCAAAGGGCTTTAAGCAAACCATTTTTTATGCTATTGTTTTTGGAGAAACAGCTGTATTAATTGGACTAATTAGTGCATTTTACTTGGATTTAGCGCCAGGAGGCACGATTGTTGTCACTTCTATTTTGATTTTGTTACTTGTAATCCTAGGAAAGAAGGTAGCATTTAAAATGGCTGCAAAGCAGGGGGAGGTAGCGCAATGA
- a CDS encoding metal ABC transporter ATP-binding protein, whose product MKTTLIDIENVSFQYDYTQVLKNISFRVEEGDFLALLGPNGSGKSTLLKIILGLLKPLSGEIKLFGEPSANFKHREWIGYVSQKSNAFNSGFPATVQEVVKSGLTKKLGLFKRPGRDAKGKVQEALKAVGMDAFMNRNIGELSGGQQQRVFIARALVSDPKLLILDEPTVGIDHENVQSFYDMLAKLNREQGITMILVTHDVDTVSNRISHVACLNQTIHFHGYKNEFDNISQDALDAWYGHSVRKIH is encoded by the coding sequence ATGAAAACAACACTTATTGACATTGAAAATGTGTCATTTCAATATGACTATACGCAAGTTCTAAAAAACATTTCTTTTCGTGTAGAAGAGGGTGATTTTTTAGCGCTTCTCGGTCCGAATGGTTCGGGAAAATCAACATTATTAAAAATTATTTTAGGTTTATTAAAACCTTTATCTGGAGAAATAAAATTATTTGGCGAACCAAGTGCAAATTTTAAGCACCGTGAATGGATTGGCTATGTGTCGCAAAAATCCAATGCCTTTAATTCTGGGTTCCCAGCAACCGTGCAAGAGGTCGTGAAAAGTGGATTAACGAAAAAATTAGGGCTTTTTAAAAGACCTGGCCGAGATGCCAAAGGGAAAGTTCAAGAAGCTTTAAAGGCAGTTGGCATGGATGCTTTTATGAATCGTAACATTGGAGAGCTATCTGGTGGACAACAACAACGTGTTTTTATTGCAAGAGCTTTAGTCAGTGATCCCAAACTGCTCATTTTAGATGAGCCAACAGTCGGCATTGATCACGAGAATGTGCAGTCATTTTATGATATGCTGGCGAAATTGAATCGGGAACAAGGAATTACCATGATTCTTGTCACACACGATGTTGATACGGTATCAAATCGCATTAGCCATGTGGCATGTTTGAATCAAACCATTCACTTCCATGGCTATAAAAATGAATTTGATAATATTTCTCAGGATGCGCTAGACGCTTGGTATGGCCATTCCGTGAGAAAGATTCATTAG
- a CDS encoding Nif11 family protein, translating into MSIQFLQQLAQSTDKEIVAIAREEGFNITTSEVKKLRPYLEQFSFSWLFLGIPKDILVEVEAVLGRKRSRQLIALFTK; encoded by the coding sequence TTGAGTATTCAATTTTTACAGCAATTAGCACAAAGCACGGATAAGGAAATTGTCGCGATTGCTCGTGAAGAAGGCTTTAACATTACGACTTCTGAAGTAAAAAAACTTCGACCTTATTTGGAGCAATTCTCATTTTCTTGGCTATTTTTAGGTATTCCTAAAGATATTCTTGTTGAAGTGGAGGCCGTTTTAGGAAGAAAGCGCTCTCGTCAACTCATCGCCTTGTTTACAAAATAA
- a CDS encoding deoxyribonuclease IV: MLLGSHVSMSGKEMLLGSSKEALSYGANTFMIYTGAPQNTRRKAIADLNIMNGLLHMKEHGMTNIVVHAPYIINIGNTEKPETFRLGVDFLQSEIERTAALEATQIVLHPGAHVGAGADAGIAKIIEGLNEVLSQDYPVQIALETMAGKGTECGRSFEELAKIIDGVTNNERLSVCFDTCHTHDAGYNIVEDFDGVLNEFDKIIGVERIKVLHINDSKNVRGAGKDRHENIGFGHIGFDALNYVVHHPQLMDVPKILETPFVPLNSDAKSKVAPYKVEIDMLRNGTFKPELIEALKG; encoded by the coding sequence ATGTTACTTGGCTCACATGTTTCGATGAGTGGGAAAGAAATGCTACTTGGCTCTAGTAAAGAGGCTCTATCATACGGAGCCAATACATTTATGATTTATACAGGAGCACCGCAAAATACGCGTCGCAAAGCCATTGCTGACTTAAACATCATGAATGGCCTCCTGCATATGAAAGAGCATGGTATGACCAACATTGTTGTCCATGCACCTTATATTATTAATATTGGCAATACAGAAAAACCAGAAACATTCCGTCTCGGCGTAGATTTTCTACAATCAGAAATTGAACGTACTGCCGCACTGGAAGCAACGCAAATTGTTTTACACCCTGGGGCCCATGTAGGTGCAGGTGCTGATGCTGGCATTGCTAAAATTATTGAAGGTTTAAATGAGGTATTATCTCAAGACTATCCCGTTCAAATTGCATTAGAGACTATGGCAGGGAAGGGGACAGAATGTGGGCGTTCCTTTGAAGAGCTTGCTAAAATTATTGACGGTGTAACAAATAATGAACGTCTTTCTGTATGCTTTGATACTTGTCACACACATGATGCTGGCTATAATATTGTAGAAGATTTTGATGGTGTATTAAACGAATTTGATAAAATAATCGGTGTGGAGCGCATTAAAGTATTGCATATTAATGACTCCAAAAATGTGCGAGGCGCAGGTAAAGATCGCCATGAAAATATTGGCTTTGGTCATATTGGCTTTGATGCCCTCAACTATGTAGTACATCATCCGCAATTAATGGATGTTCCCAAAATTTTAGAAACGCCATTTGTTCCTCTCAATAGTGATGCCAAATCTAAGGTAGCTCCGTATAAAGTGGAAATCGATATGTTACGAAACGGTACATTTAAGCCTGAGCTTATTGAAGCGTTAAAAGGCTAA
- a CDS encoding DEAD/DEAH box helicase, translating into MSKYTDYNFQPFLQDAIANLGFTEPTPIQKEIIPLLLKGKSAIGQAHTGTGKTHSFLIPIVQRIDAEKQEVQAVITSPTRELAQQIFDALNQLIEGTAIQAKLFIGGTDKQRSIDKLKTQPQIVVGTPGRIRDLVSAQALFVHTAPILVVDEADLAFDMGFIEEIDGFASQMPEKLEMYVFSATIPEKLQPFLKKYMEAPVHIHMNDKRPVAEGIDFVLVPVRSKSRNKRLLEVIEGINPFLAVIFTNTRKTAEHVAGYLNEHGIRCGQIHGDLSPRDRKKMMKQIRDLDYQYIVATDLAARGIDIQGISHVINYEIPEDLEFFIHRVGRTARAGNKGTAITLFEPSDEDAVVRVEKMGIPFVQKDVKDGEWSELKERHARKNRVKQENEIDVKAKALVRKPKKVKPGYKRNMKWEMEKVKKRERRLKARGKK; encoded by the coding sequence ATGTCAAAATATACTGATTATAATTTTCAGCCATTTTTGCAGGACGCCATTGCAAATCTTGGCTTTACAGAACCGACACCAATTCAAAAAGAAATTATTCCGCTTTTATTAAAAGGGAAGAGTGCTATTGGACAGGCACATACAGGAACAGGGAAAACACATAGTTTTTTAATTCCGATTGTTCAACGTATTGATGCAGAAAAACAGGAAGTACAGGCCGTTATTACTTCTCCTACACGAGAGTTAGCACAACAAATTTTTGATGCATTAAATCAATTAATAGAAGGAACTGCTATTCAAGCAAAACTATTTATTGGGGGTACGGACAAACAACGCTCCATTGATAAATTAAAAACACAGCCACAAATTGTTGTTGGAACACCAGGACGTATTCGTGACCTTGTTTCAGCACAAGCGTTATTTGTGCATACAGCACCAATTTTAGTTGTTGATGAAGCGGATCTAGCTTTTGATATGGGCTTTATTGAAGAGATTGATGGATTTGCTTCTCAGATGCCAGAAAAGCTTGAAATGTATGTTTTTTCTGCAACAATCCCGGAAAAACTTCAGCCGTTTTTAAAGAAATATATGGAAGCGCCAGTGCACATCCATATGAATGATAAACGACCAGTGGCAGAAGGGATCGATTTTGTACTTGTGCCAGTGCGCTCAAAATCGCGTAACAAACGTTTACTAGAAGTTATTGAAGGCATTAATCCGTTTTTAGCTGTTATTTTTACCAATACACGTAAAACAGCAGAACACGTTGCTGGTTACTTAAATGAACATGGTATCCGTTGTGGCCAAATTCACGGTGATTTAAGTCCACGTGATCGCAAAAAGATGATGAAGCAAATACGTGATCTTGACTACCAATACATTGTAGCGACTGATTTAGCTGCTCGTGGTATCGATATTCAAGGAATTTCTCATGTTATTAACTACGAAATCCCAGAGGACTTAGAATTCTTTATTCACCGTGTTGGTCGTACAGCTCGTGCAGGCAATAAAGGGACAGCCATTACTTTATTTGAGCCATCAGATGAGGATGCAGTCGTTCGCGTAGAAAAAATGGGCATTCCTTTTGTACAAAAAGATGTCAAAGATGGCGAATGGTCAGAGTTAAAAGAGCGTCATGCTCGTAAAAATCGTGTGAAGCAAGAGAATGAAATTGATGTGAAAGCAAAAGCATTGGTGCGTAAGCCTAAAAAGGTAAAACCTGGCTATAAACGTAATATGAAGTGGGAAATGGAAAAAGTTAAAAAACGTGAACGTCGCTTAAAAGCACGAGGTAAAAAATAA
- a CDS encoding 2,3-butanediol dehydrogenase, with product MKAARWYKAKDIRVENIEEPVIAPGKVKIKVHWTGICGSDLHEYAAGPIFIPVEQPHYVSKDIAPIVMGHEFSGEVVEIGDGVTSVKIGDPVVVEPILACGECAACKKGKYNICKHLGFHGLSGGGGGFSEYTMVEEKLVHKMPEGLSYEQGALVEPAAVALHAVRQSKLKAGDKAAVFGTGPIGLLVIEALRAAGASEIYAVELSAERAAKALELGATAVINPKDEDAVARLHELTIGGVDVAFEVTGVPVVLQQAIDSTTFEGETIIVSIWESTAAIQPNNIVLSERTVKGIIAYRDIFPAVMELMTQGYFPADKLVTKRIALDEVVTEGFEALMKERNHIKILVNSQA from the coding sequence ATGAAAGCAGCAAGATGGTATAAAGCAAAAGACATCCGTGTAGAAAACATTGAAGAACCAGTCATCGCACCTGGAAAAGTAAAAATTAAAGTACATTGGACAGGGATTTGTGGCAGTGATTTACATGAATACGCAGCTGGGCCAATCTTTATTCCAGTGGAGCAACCTCACTATGTAAGTAAAGACATCGCGCCCATTGTGATGGGACATGAATTCTCAGGAGAAGTAGTTGAAATTGGCGATGGTGTAACATCTGTTAAAATAGGAGATCCAGTAGTAGTAGAACCAATCCTTGCATGTGGCGAATGTGCTGCCTGTAAAAAAGGTAAATATAATATTTGTAAGCATTTAGGTTTCCACGGTCTTTCAGGCGGTGGCGGAGGATTCTCCGAATATACAATGGTAGAGGAAAAATTAGTTCACAAAATGCCAGAAGGTCTTTCTTATGAGCAAGGGGCACTTGTAGAACCAGCAGCAGTCGCTTTACATGCCGTGCGTCAAAGTAAATTAAAAGCCGGTGACAAAGCTGCTGTCTTTGGAACAGGACCTATCGGACTTCTTGTTATCGAAGCATTACGTGCAGCAGGCGCTTCAGAAATCTATGCTGTAGAGCTTTCGGCAGAGCGTGCCGCAAAAGCTTTAGAACTAGGTGCAACAGCTGTCATTAACCCTAAAGATGAAGATGCCGTTGCGCGTCTACATGAATTAACAATTGGTGGCGTAGATGTTGCCTTTGAAGTAACGGGCGTTCCTGTAGTATTACAACAAGCTATTGACTCAACAACTTTTGAAGGTGAAACAATCATCGTGTCGATTTGGGAGTCTACAGCAGCTATCCAGCCGAACAACATTGTTCTATCAGAGCGTACAGTCAAAGGAATTATTGCCTACCGCGATATCTTCCCAGCAGTAATGGAGCTTATGACACAAGGTTACTTCCCTGCAGACAAGCTTGTTACAAAACGAATTGCTCTTGATGAAGTAGTAACAGAAGGCTTTGAGGCATTAATGAAGGAACGTAATCATATTAAAATTTTGGTAAATTCTCAAGCATAA
- the kdpC gene encoding K(+)-transporting ATPase subunit C, whose product MRKLFVNLKQAFLITITMFILCGLIYPFAVTALAQGLLQHQANGSLLEINGKAVGSELIGQSFSAPSYFWGRVSAIHYNVYTEDDMVPDKNGQLNYSGVTSGTFNYAPSNPELKKRIEADIKKFLLANPTVKRQDIPADLMTASGSGLDPHISVKAANIQVKRIAQASGLSEDEIEKIIEENTEKRTLGIFGENKVNVLMANLTIMKKMDNKQ is encoded by the coding sequence ATGCGAAAATTATTTGTAAACTTAAAGCAAGCATTTCTTATTACTATAACAATGTTTATACTGTGTGGGCTAATCTACCCGTTTGCGGTGACTGCTTTAGCTCAAGGATTACTTCAGCATCAAGCAAATGGTAGTTTACTAGAAATCAATGGTAAAGCTGTTGGTTCAGAACTGATCGGTCAATCCTTTTCAGCACCATCATATTTCTGGGGACGTGTTTCAGCCATTCATTATAATGTTTATACTGAGGATGATATGGTACCAGACAAAAATGGTCAGTTAAATTATAGTGGAGTGACCTCTGGAACTTTTAACTATGCACCATCTAATCCAGAATTGAAGAAGCGAATTGAAGCAGATATCAAGAAGTTTCTACTAGCAAACCCAACAGTAAAACGCCAAGATATACCTGCAGATTTAATGACCGCTTCTGGCTCAGGGCTGGATCCACATATTAGTGTGAAGGCTGCAAACATTCAAGTGAAGCGCATTGCCCAAGCAAGCGGTCTTTCAGAAGATGAGATTGAAAAAATCATTGAAGAAAATACGGAGAAACGAACACTAGGGATCTTTGGAGAAAATAAAGTGAACGTTCTAATGGCAAATTTAACAATCATGAAAAAAATGGATAATAAACAATAA